The genome window CATGGCCGCGCACGAAGCGGGCCATCTGGAGTTTGGAACCTACAATCTCTCATTGACCGCACTGCGCGATGTGATGGAAGCGGTGGGCAAACGGTACGGACGCACGGCAGATGCGCCCACCCTCGCGGAGTTCTTTCAAGTCTACCCGCAGCCCGGCCTGATGCGCGATCTCTGGACCGTGTTGGAAGATGCGCGCGTCGAGCACCGGCTTCGGCACGAATATCCCGGCCTGAAGGTCGACCTGGCCCGGCAGGCGCAGGAAGCCATCACAACGCACACGCTCGCGCAGGGGATGACGGTTCGCGAAGTCGTCGTGGACGCGCTGCTCCTCTTGTCCACCGCCGAGCCGGGGGCCTTCACGATTCCTGCTTCCGTCAACGATGTGGTGCAAGACGCGTGGCAGTTCTGCCGGCCGTTGCTGCAACCGGATGCGACAGCCGCGGATGTCGTGCGTGTGGCCGATCGTGTCTATGCACTGTTAGAGACACGGTTAAAACCGGTGACGCTGTTGCAGAAGACTGACGATCCCGTGCGCGAGCAGGAAACGGATCTCGGCGTGGGTCCGCAGGCAGCTGAAACGCAGACAGACCAGTACAAGCCGGTCACTAACTGGGTCTATCGCGGCGCGATGAATCCGGACGTGATTGGGACAAAGCCGGGCGATACGGGTGACTCGGGATCATCGCAGATGACGGCGGGCACCGAGGGCTCCGGGATCACCACGATGAATAAATCAGGCGGGTTGAAGGAGGGCGCGCGCCCGACGCCAACGGCGTCGGGCGTCGGCATGGCCGAACCGCAGCGCGGCTCTGGCATGATTCCGGATTCGGCTGCCGATCAATTGCTGGCCGTCAGCGATGACCGGCGTGGCGTACAGGCGGCGGCTTCGCCATCCGAACGCGTGTTTCTCTACGACGAATGGGACGGGCTAATTCAGGATTACCGTTCGCGCTGGTGTCGCGTGGTCGAGCAGACCGCGGCGGAAGCCACAACAGACTTTGCCGAGCTCACACTGGCGGGGCACGGACCGGCGGTGCGCCTGCTGAGGCGCTATTTCGAAAGCATCCGTCCGCCGGGATTGCGACGTGTGCGCGGGCAGGTTGATGGCGATGAGATTGATCTCGACGCGTTAATCCGGCGCGCGGCCGACCGCGCGGCAGGGGTAGATCCGTCTGACCGCCTCTATATTCACAGCCAAAAACGCGAGCGCGACGTCGCGGTGGCTTTTCTGGTGGACTTGAGCGGTTCGACGAGCCGGCAGGTCGAGGCTGGCGGCAAGCGCGTGGTGGACGTGGAGAAAGAAGGGCTCGTGCTGCTTTGTGAGGCGCTGGAAGCCGTTGGCGATCAGTATGCCATCTACGGCTATTCGGGCCGCGGACGGTCGCAGGTGGATTTCGTTGTGCTCAAGGAGTTCGACGAGCACGACCGCAGCCTGCCGGCCCGCCGCATTGGCGCTGTGACGCCATTGCATCAGAATCGCGACGGCGCAGCCATCAGACATGCGGTTGCCAAGCTGAATGCGCGGGACGCGAAGGTGAAGCTGCTGATCCTCTTGAGCGACGGCAAGCCGCTCGATGATGGCTACGCGGATGAGTATGCGCTGGAGGACACAAAGCGGGCGTTGCGCGAGGCGCGTATGGCGGGCGTGGATCCCTTCTGTATCACCGTGGACCGGAACGCGGATGGTTATCTCAAACGCATGTATGGCGACGTGAGTTTTCTGGTGATTGACCAGGTGGCGGCTCTGCCAGATCGGCTGCCACGGATCTATCAGCGGCTGACGGCCTAAGAGGACGACGCCCACGATGAACCGCGACGTGCCTCCGTGGCTCTACAAACTGTTCACCGGCCATCAGTACCCCTACGTGCGGCGGCTGGCGAAGTTCGCGCGGCCGGTCAAGCCCGGCGAGGATCGGCCCGAGCCGACGAAAGACGAAATTGACGTGAAGTTTTGGGAAGTCTTTCCCCGCTGCCGGGCGAAGATTCTCCAAGAAGTGAAGGAAGGCATGATCGTGACCTTCCACGATCTCGGGGAATATCCGCCGGGCGGTTATCAGGAGCTGATTGACGGCCCCGAGGGTTTTCTGGCAAAGACCTACGGCAAGAAGAAGATCAAGGTAAATTTTTACGATGGCGAGAATTTCGTCTGCACGATCAATTTCAAGGTGGCCGGCTGGACGGGACACGAGGAAGGGCATTGAGATGGCACGACCGATGGTGACAGTCGTCGGAGCGGGGAACGTCGGTGGTACGGCGGCGCAGAAGCTGGCTGAGACAAACCGCTATGACGTGGTGCTGGTGGATATCGCGCCGGGTCTGCCGCAGGGCAAGGCATTGGATTTGACGCAGGCCGGGCCGGTGCACGGCTACAACACGCGCGTGGTCGGCACCAACGGCTACGATGAAACGGCCGGCTCGGCCGTGGCGGTGATCACCTCGGGCATCCCACGCAAGCCGGGCATGAGCCGCGATGAGCTGCTCGCGACCAATGCGAAGATTGTCACGAGCGTGGTGACGGAACTGGTCAAGCGATCGCCAGACATCATGCTGATCCTGGTCACGAATCCGCTGGACGCCATGACCTACGTCGCGCACAAGGTCAGCGGCCTGCCGAAGCAGCGGGTGATGGGCATGGCGGGCGTGCTCGACTCGGCGCGGTTTCGTGCCTTCATCGCCGAAGCACTGAATGTGCCGGCAACCGACGTGCAGGCGATGGTACTGGGCGGACACGGCGACACCATGGTGCCGCTGCTCAAGTATACGACGGTCAAGGGCAAGCCGATCACGGAGCTGTTGTCCAAAGATAAACTCGCTGCGCTTGTGAAGCGGACGCAGGACGGGGGTGCGGAGATCGTGAATCTGCTCAAAACCGGCAGCGCCTTCTACGCGCCGGCGGCTTCCGCCGTGGACATGGTGGAGTCGGTTCTGGAAGATCAGAAGCGCGTGCTGCCCTGCGCGGTGAAATGCGAGGGCGAGTATGGCATCAATGGCCTCTTCGTTGGCGTGCCGGCCAAGCTGGGCCGCAAGGGCGTCGAAGCGATCGAACAGTACGACTTGTCACTGGAGGAGAAGGCCGCGCTGACCGCATCCGCAAAGGCCGTCAAGGAGCTTTGTGAGGCGGTGGATCGGCTCCTCTAGCAAGGGGCAAGTGAGGGGGCCTTGAGCGATAGGCTATAAGTGTGAAAAAAGCAGTTGCTACAAGTCTGATTTTTCCCCATCGCCGAGTCCCCAGAGCCTTCTGGTAACAACTT of Nitrospira sp. contains these proteins:
- a CDS encoding VWA domain-containing protein, whose protein sequence is MAQDKLAERLTGALGRNLAADVAAACTQAGQAAAVLALLDELREASAKVETSAIEALPELQKRGVLQEASAWLDLGVALAGASGATALRFFKDSPLVLALLAPAMRNIALSLALELAEDDSNVALEFFRRTPELLTVLPASDLSAWAEACAELAKVEYVLGIEFVRQVPAVAQVLPLELVRPWLQFGMKLVTENSLGKTDYVGTLEFFRTSPAILGDLEFLSSRKALIEIGSVVAGHSPQLAIDLLAEAPALLRKFPSEDWQVGVLRYAPLVAGRDAEAAVNYLRRCPEIIALLGETPDRQAKFEQWFKSGMEVLEFSLDGGRAYFALATKKALASVEQAMSGVPLRQIARPLKLFVEGLCGSDIAIHALPDAPEAGKEAPRATVSADGRTILLPPLLRRYPTQEENIRLYTVMAAHEAGHLEFGTYNLSLTALRDVMEAVGKRYGRTADAPTLAEFFQVYPQPGLMRDLWTVLEDARVEHRLRHEYPGLKVDLARQAQEAITTHTLAQGMTVREVVVDALLLLSTAEPGAFTIPASVNDVVQDAWQFCRPLLQPDATAADVVRVADRVYALLETRLKPVTLLQKTDDPVREQETDLGVGPQAAETQTDQYKPVTNWVYRGAMNPDVIGTKPGDTGDSGSSQMTAGTEGSGITTMNKSGGLKEGARPTPTASGVGMAEPQRGSGMIPDSAADQLLAVSDDRRGVQAAASPSERVFLYDEWDGLIQDYRSRWCRVVEQTAAEATTDFAELTLAGHGPAVRLLRRYFESIRPPGLRRVRGQVDGDEIDLDALIRRAADRAAGVDPSDRLYIHSQKRERDVAVAFLVDLSGSTSRQVEAGGKRVVDVEKEGLVLLCEALEAVGDQYAIYGYSGRGRSQVDFVVLKEFDEHDRSLPARRIGAVTPLHQNRDGAAIRHAVAKLNARDAKVKLLILLSDGKPLDDGYADEYALEDTKRALREARMAGVDPFCITVDRNADGYLKRMYGDVSFLVIDQVAALPDRLPRIYQRLTA
- the mdh gene encoding malate dehydrogenase, yielding MARPMVTVVGAGNVGGTAAQKLAETNRYDVVLVDIAPGLPQGKALDLTQAGPVHGYNTRVVGTNGYDETAGSAVAVITSGIPRKPGMSRDELLATNAKIVTSVVTELVKRSPDIMLILVTNPLDAMTYVAHKVSGLPKQRVMGMAGVLDSARFRAFIAEALNVPATDVQAMVLGGHGDTMVPLLKYTTVKGKPITELLSKDKLAALVKRTQDGGAEIVNLLKTGSAFYAPAASAVDMVESVLEDQKRVLPCAVKCEGEYGINGLFVGVPAKLGRKGVEAIEQYDLSLEEKAALTASAKAVKELCEAVDRLL